One genomic window of Spiroplasma endosymbiont of Diplazon laetatorius includes the following:
- the dnaN gene encoding DNA polymerase III subunit beta, with the protein MFFSVNRLVLIDEINKCNRIIDPKIPTPSLSGILMEVEADKVSLISSNTSVSIKTTIDMGTSDLLIKETGSILIRGKYFLEILRRMDDDIINISSVEDNLVSLSGEKSEFSLNILNYTDYPMMAFREKGDSVTVNNIDLKKSLNQTIISVNEWNQKIVLAGLNFSLDNSMFYITGTDGFRVSRKRTQILGEIPEKFETNIPHKSILEIIKLLPEKGECKIVSVDSHVTFIINNTIFQTIILEGQFPNVNAVFPTDFNTTLYMDNKKFFKLISRADIPSEDNASTVVNLILNNDSIFIKSNIHQIGSFEEIFKEFELKGLDDQNICFNSKYLIDSLRTFETKNIEINLIDSKKPIVISSSEDMNLSQIILPMFSN; encoded by the coding sequence ATGTTTTTCAGTGTAAATAGATTGGTGTTAATTGATGAGATTAACAAGTGTAATAGAATTATAGATCCTAAGATTCCAACTCCAAGTTTATCTGGAATCTTAATGGAAGTTGAAGCTGATAAAGTTTCTTTAATATCTTCAAATACTTCTGTTTCTATTAAGACAACTATTGATATGGGTACAAGTGATCTTTTAATAAAAGAAACAGGTTCTATATTAATTAGAGGAAAATACTTCTTAGAAATTTTAAGAAGAATGGACGACGATATTATTAATATTTCTAGTGTTGAAGATAATTTAGTTTCTTTATCAGGAGAAAAATCTGAATTCTCTTTAAATATCTTGAACTACACAGATTATCCAATGATGGCCTTTAGAGAAAAAGGTGATTCTGTAACTGTTAATAATATTGATCTTAAGAAAAGTCTTAACCAAACAATTATTTCTGTAAATGAATGAAATCAAAAGATAGTTTTAGCTGGATTAAATTTCTCATTAGATAACTCAATGTTTTATATAACTGGAACAGATGGATTTAGAGTTTCAAGAAAGAGAACTCAAATCTTAGGAGAGATACCTGAAAAATTTGAAACAAACATTCCACATAAAAGTATTTTAGAAATTATTAAACTACTTCCAGAAAAAGGTGAATGTAAAATAGTTTCAGTAGACAGTCATGTAACTTTTATTATTAACAATACAATATTCCAAACAATTATTTTGGAAGGACAATTCCCAAATGTTAATGCAGTATTCCCTACTGACTTTAATACAACACTTTATATGGATAATAAAAAATTCTTTAAATTAATTTCAAGAGCTGATATTCCAAGTGAAGATAATGCTTCAACTGTTGTAAATTTGATTTTAAACAACGATAGTATTTTTATAAAATCAAACATTCATCAAATTGGTAGTTTTGAAGAAATATTTAAAGAATTTGAATTAAAAGGATTAGATGATCAAAATATTTGTTTTAATTCTAAATATTTAATAGATTCATTAAGAACTTTTGAAACAAAAAATATTGAGATTAACTTAATTGATTCAAAAAAACCAATAGTAATTTCTTCTTCTGAAGATATGAATTTAAGCCAAATTATCTTACCAATGTTTTCAAATTAA
- the gyrB gene encoding DNA topoisomerase (ATP-hydrolyzing) subunit B → MENNKYGASQIQVLEGLEAVRKRPGMYIGNTNKTGLHHMIWEILDNSVDEALAGFCDEISIFITDDNEIIIQDNGRGIPVDIHPKTGKTTLETIFNVLHAGGKFDESTYKVSGGLHGVGASVVNALSLYVEAMISRDGKIYHQKFSGGGTQSTEIKEIGISDSNGSLIRFKPDPEIFKETTEFDFKVIQGKIRQLAFLNKKLKLNLYDQRTDKYLTYIFEDGIKDYIKEINSGKEKVHDEIFYVSSSSNDIEVEVSIQYNETYDENVYSFCNNIFTSEGGSHEEGFKSSLLKSINSYTNDLKNFKGNKFTWDDLKEGIVSVISIKHRDPLYEGQTKAKLSNNDAKEAVAEVLSESFKEFLLKNPNDAKKIIEKILISQKARKAAQRAREDTRRKSAIDNFSLPGKLADCESKDIEECELYLVEGDSAGGSAKTGRNRKTQAILSLRGKVLNVEKVKQAKVFDNNEIQSIIAAVGIGVKNDINLKKLRYGKIIIMTDADVDGAHIRVLLLTFFYRYMKELILNGNVYIAQPPLYKIDAGKNNVDYAYNDLELEQLKEEKYKDLKYTIQRYKGLGEMDPIQLWETTMDPERRTMIQIKVEDAFLANEVFSSLMGENVDLRKQFITENAQFVENIDI, encoded by the coding sequence ATGGAAAATAATAAGTATGGAGCTAGTCAAATTCAAGTTCTTGAAGGACTAGAAGCTGTTAGAAAAAGACCTGGTATGTATATTGGAAATACAAACAAAACAGGTCTTCATCATATGATTTGAGAAATACTAGATAACTCTGTTGATGAAGCATTAGCAGGTTTTTGTGATGAAATATCTATTTTTATAACTGATGATAACGAAATAATAATTCAAGATAATGGTAGAGGTATACCAGTAGACATTCACCCTAAAACAGGTAAAACAACACTTGAAACTATTTTCAATGTTTTACATGCTGGTGGTAAATTCGATGAATCAACTTATAAAGTTTCAGGAGGATTGCATGGGGTTGGTGCTTCTGTTGTTAATGCACTTTCATTATATGTAGAAGCAATGATATCAAGAGATGGAAAAATCTATCACCAAAAATTTTCAGGTGGAGGAACTCAATCTACTGAAATTAAAGAAATAGGAATTTCTGATTCAAATGGTTCTCTTATAAGATTCAAACCTGATCCAGAAATTTTTAAAGAAACTACAGAATTTGATTTTAAAGTTATTCAAGGAAAAATCAGACAATTAGCTTTCTTAAATAAAAAACTAAAATTAAATTTATATGACCAAAGAACTGATAAGTATTTAACTTATATTTTTGAAGATGGAATAAAAGATTACATCAAAGAAATCAATAGTGGTAAAGAAAAAGTTCATGATGAAATTTTTTATGTTTCAAGCAGTTCAAATGATATTGAAGTTGAAGTTTCAATTCAATATAACGAAACTTACGATGAGAATGTTTATTCATTCTGTAATAACATTTTTACTTCAGAGGGTGGTTCTCATGAAGAAGGATTTAAAAGTTCATTATTAAAATCAATTAACTCATATACAAATGATTTAAAAAACTTTAAAGGTAATAAATTTACTTGAGATGATTTAAAAGAAGGAATTGTTTCTGTTATTTCAATTAAACATAGAGATCCTTTATACGAAGGACAAACAAAAGCTAAGTTATCTAACAATGACGCTAAAGAAGCTGTGGCTGAAGTTTTAAGTGAGTCTTTCAAAGAGTTCTTACTAAAAAATCCAAATGATGCAAAAAAAATAATTGAGAAAATTTTAATTTCTCAAAAAGCAAGAAAAGCTGCACAAAGAGCTAGAGAAGATACTAGAAGAAAATCTGCAATTGATAATTTTTCATTGCCTGGAAAATTAGCTGATTGTGAATCAAAAGATATTGAAGAATGTGAACTATACTTAGTCGAAGGGGATTCAGCTGGTGGTAGTGCAAAAACAGGTAGAAATAGAAAAACACAAGCTATTCTTTCTTTAAGAGGAAAAGTTTTAAATGTGGAAAAAGTAAAACAAGCAAAAGTTTTTGATAATAATGAAATTCAATCAATTATAGCTGCAGTTGGTATTGGAGTTAAAAATGATATCAATCTTAAAAAACTAAGATATGGAAAAATTATTATTATGACAGATGCCGATGTCGATGGAGCTCACATTAGAGTTCTGTTGTTAACTTTCTTTTATAGATATATGAAAGAATTAATTTTAAATGGTAATGTTTATATTGCACAACCACCTTTATATAAAATAGATGCTGGTAAAAACAATGTTGACTATGCTTATAATGATTTAGAATTAGAACAATTAAAAGAAGAAAAATATAAAGACCTTAAATATACAATACAAAGATATAAAGGACTTGGAGAAATGGATCCAATTCAATTGTGAGAAACAACAATGGACCCTGAGAGAAGAACAATGATCCAAATTAAAGTAGAAGATGCATTCTTAGCGAATGAAGTTTTCTCAAGTTTAATGGGAGAAAATGTTGATTTAAGAAAACAATTTATAACTGAGAATGCTCAGTTTGTTGAAAATATAGATATTTAA